Proteins from a single region of Carassius carassius chromosome 37, fCarCar2.1, whole genome shotgun sequence:
- the cpeb2 gene encoding cytoplasmic polyadenylation element-binding protein 2 isoform X4, whose translation MGDYGFGLLQTANISSSSTRFGGGAFTPYPSASPVRPSSSPLVSPLFPSHQRNMQDEPAGLTASQSNSEQTSAADSDPSRFSAVGQAQTAGDLQRDRNTHQQTEPPPPQQPYSSSSSSSSTGLDTDAPSSKVKSQMESPSAHHINNGTGGNNMLAAAAFPEMQSPGGGGGSVSPSLPAFGTPWSVQTSSPPPPVSNAANAINQIPTTEPDNFYPGIPSSINPGFFQSFSANPCPVQGFSNPFSPQINAPPQSRRSPVSPQQGAFLHQRNNYNHHQPMMKQSPWGSHQGSGWTSGGVSWGRDHRRGGSMGVPGSVNQISPMKKPFSSNVIAPPKFPRSAGSLGPKSWIEENMFRTDNNSNTLLPLQDRSRMYDSLNMHSLESSLIDIMRAEQDPLKGRSSLFPIDDGLLDDGHGNQGVLGSPHCYPLQNGERIERFSRKVFVGGLPPDIDEDEITSSFRRFGHLVVDWPHKAESKSYFPPKGYAFLLFQEESSVQALIEACLEEDGKLYLCVSSPTIKDKPVQIRPWNLSDSDFVMDGSQPLDPRKTIFVGGVPRPLRAVELAMIMDRLYGGVCYAGIDTDPELKYPKGAGRVAFSNQQSYIAAISARFVQLQHGDIDKRVEVKPYVLDDQLCDECQGARCGGKFAPFFCANVTCLQYYCEFCWANIHSRAGREFHKPLVKEGADRPRQIHFRWN comes from the exons ATGGGTGATTACGGGTTCGGTTTGTTGCAGACAGCGAACATCAGCAGCAGCTCCACACGGTTCGGCGGAGGCGCATTCACACCCTATCCCAGCGCGTCTCCGGTGCGCCCCAGCAGCTCGCCCCTGGTGTCCCCTCTCTTCCCGTCACATCAGCGCAACATGCAGGATGAGCCTGCGGGTCTGACAGCTTCTCAGTCCAACAGCGAGCAGACCAGCGCCGCCGACAGCGACCCGAGCCGCTTCTCCGCTGTAGGTCAAGCACAGACAGCCGGTGACCTTCAGCGCGACCGGAACACACATCAGCAGACTGAGCCGCCGCCGCCGCAGCAGCCgtactcctcctcctcttcctcctcctccacgGGCCTGGACACTGATGCGCCATCGTCCAAGGTGAAGTCCCAGATGGAGTCCCCCAGCGCGCACCACATCAACAACGGCACTGGCGGCAATAACATGCTCGCGGCGGCCGCGTTCCCGGAGATGCAGAGCCCCGGCGGCGGTGGCGGCTCGGTTTCCCCCTCCCTGCCCGCTTTCGGGACGCCGTGGTCTGTGCAGACGAGCTCCCCGCCTCCGCCCGTCTCCAATGCCGCTAACGCAATAAACCAGATCCCCACCACCGAGCCTGACAACTTCTACCCCGGCATCCCCTCCTCTATCAACCCGGGCTTCTTCCAGAGCTTCTCGGCGAACCCGTGCCCGGTGCAGGGCTTCAGCAACCCATTCTCCCCGCAGATCAACGCGCCGCCGCAGAGCCGCCGGTCCCCGGTTAGCCCGCAGCAGGGCGCCTTTCTGCACCAGAGGAACAACTACAACCACCACCAG ccCATGATGAAGCAGTCGCCGTGGGGCAGCCATCAGGGCAGCGGCTGGACCTCTGGAGGGGTGTCCTGGGGCAGAGACCACCGGCGCGGGGGCAGCATGGGTGTGCCCGGCTCGGTCAACCAGATCTCTCCCATGAAGAAACCCTTCTCCAGTAATGTCATCGCCCCGCCCAAGTTTCCCCGCTCCGCCGGCTCTCTGGGACCTAAATCCTGGATTGAAGAAAACATGTTCCGTACCGACAACAACAGCAACACTCTGCTGCCACTGCAG GATCGGTCCAGGATGTACGACAGCTTGAACATGCACTCGTTGGAGAGCTCCCTGATTGACATCATGAGGGCGGAGCAGGACCCCCTGAAGG GACGTTCCTCCCTCTTCCCCATTGATGACGGCCTTCTAGATGACGGCCATGGAAACCAGGGGGTCCTTGGGTCTCCTCACTGTTACCCCCTTCAGAACGGGGAGCGCATCGAGAGGTTCTCCCGCAAAGTGTTTGTGGGCGGTCTGCCCCCTGACATCGATGAAG ATGAAATCACAAGCAGTTTTCGGCGCTTTGGTCATCTGGTTGTTGACTGGCCACACAAAGCAGAGAGCAAGTCTTATTTCCCCCCTAAAG GATATGCCTTCCTCCTGTTCCAAGAGGAGAGCTCAGTTCAGGCGCTGATTGAAGCCTGTCTGGAGGAGGACGGGAAACTATACCTGTGTGTGTCCAGCCCCACTATCAAAGACAAGCCC GTGCAGATTCGTCCGTGGAATCTGAGTGACAGTGATTTTGTAATGGACGGATCTCAGCCACTGGACCCCCGCAAAACCATCTTTGTAGGAGGAGTGCCACGTCCACTCAGAGCTG TGGAGCTGGCGATGATCATGGACCGCTTGTATGGTGGAGTGTGTTATGCAGGTATTGACACTGATCCAGAGCTGAAGTACCCAAAGGGGGCGGGGCGTGTGGCCTTCTCCAATCAGCAGAGCTACATTGCTGCCATCAGTGCCCGATTCGTCCAGCTGCAGCATGGTGACATCGACAAACGG GTGGAGGTGAAGCCGTACGTGTTAGACGACCAGCTCTGCGATGAATGCCAGGGGGCACGTTGTGGCGGAAAGTTCGCCCCGTTCTTTTGCGCCAACGTCACCTGCCTGCAGTATTACTGTGAGTTCTGCTGGGCAAACATCCACTCCCGCGCCGGACGCGAGTTCCACAAGCCACTGGTCAAAGAGGGAGCCGACCGTCCCCGCCAGATCCACTTCCGCTGGAACTGA
- the cpeb2 gene encoding cytoplasmic polyadenylation element-binding protein 2 isoform X1, translating into MGDYGFGLLQTANISSSSTRFGGGAFTPYPSASPVRPSSSPLVSPLFPSHQRNMQDEPAGLTASQSNSEQTSAADSDPSRFSAVGQAQTAGDLQRDRNTHQQTEPPPPQQPYSSSSSSSSTGLDTDAPSSKVKSQMESPSAHHINNGTGGNNMLAAAAFPEMQSPGGGGGSVSPSLPAFGTPWSVQTSSPPPPVSNAANAINQIPTTEPDNFYPGIPSSINPGFFQSFSANPCPVQGFSNPFSPQINAPPQSRRSPVSPQQGAFLHQRNNYNHHQPMMKQSPWGSHQGSGWTSGGVSWGRDHRRGGSMGVPGSVNQISPMKKPFSSNVIAPPKFPRSAGSLGPKSWIEENMFRTDNNSNTLLPLQDRSRMYDSLNMHSLESSLIDIMRAEQDPLKGRVACPHPAADGLLMLNARSYGRRRGRSSLFPIDDGLLDDGHGNQGVLGSPHCYPLQNGERIERFSRKVFVGGLPPDIDEDEITSSFRRFGHLVVDWPHKAESKSYFPPKGYAFLLFQEESSVQALIEACLEEDGKLYLCVSSPTIKDKPVQIRPWNLSDSDFVMDGSQPLDPRKTIFVGGVPRPLRAVELAMIMDRLYGGVCYAGIDTDPELKYPKGAGRVAFSNQQSYIAAISARFVQLQHGDIDKRVEVKPYVLDDQLCDECQGARCGGKFAPFFCANVTCLQYYCEFCWANIHSRAGREFHKPLVKEGADRPRQIHFRWN; encoded by the exons ATGGGTGATTACGGGTTCGGTTTGTTGCAGACAGCGAACATCAGCAGCAGCTCCACACGGTTCGGCGGAGGCGCATTCACACCCTATCCCAGCGCGTCTCCGGTGCGCCCCAGCAGCTCGCCCCTGGTGTCCCCTCTCTTCCCGTCACATCAGCGCAACATGCAGGATGAGCCTGCGGGTCTGACAGCTTCTCAGTCCAACAGCGAGCAGACCAGCGCCGCCGACAGCGACCCGAGCCGCTTCTCCGCTGTAGGTCAAGCACAGACAGCCGGTGACCTTCAGCGCGACCGGAACACACATCAGCAGACTGAGCCGCCGCCGCCGCAGCAGCCgtactcctcctcctcttcctcctcctccacgGGCCTGGACACTGATGCGCCATCGTCCAAGGTGAAGTCCCAGATGGAGTCCCCCAGCGCGCACCACATCAACAACGGCACTGGCGGCAATAACATGCTCGCGGCGGCCGCGTTCCCGGAGATGCAGAGCCCCGGCGGCGGTGGCGGCTCGGTTTCCCCCTCCCTGCCCGCTTTCGGGACGCCGTGGTCTGTGCAGACGAGCTCCCCGCCTCCGCCCGTCTCCAATGCCGCTAACGCAATAAACCAGATCCCCACCACCGAGCCTGACAACTTCTACCCCGGCATCCCCTCCTCTATCAACCCGGGCTTCTTCCAGAGCTTCTCGGCGAACCCGTGCCCGGTGCAGGGCTTCAGCAACCCATTCTCCCCGCAGATCAACGCGCCGCCGCAGAGCCGCCGGTCCCCGGTTAGCCCGCAGCAGGGCGCCTTTCTGCACCAGAGGAACAACTACAACCACCACCAG ccCATGATGAAGCAGTCGCCGTGGGGCAGCCATCAGGGCAGCGGCTGGACCTCTGGAGGGGTGTCCTGGGGCAGAGACCACCGGCGCGGGGGCAGCATGGGTGTGCCCGGCTCGGTCAACCAGATCTCTCCCATGAAGAAACCCTTCTCCAGTAATGTCATCGCCCCGCCCAAGTTTCCCCGCTCCGCCGGCTCTCTGGGACCTAAATCCTGGATTGAAGAAAACATGTTCCGTACCGACAACAACAGCAACACTCTGCTGCCACTGCAG GATCGGTCCAGGATGTACGACAGCTTGAACATGCACTCGTTGGAGAGCTCCCTGATTGACATCATGAGGGCGGAGCAGGACCCCCTGAAGG GCCGTGTGGCGTGCCCCCACCCAGCCGCTGATGGCCTACTCATGCTCAATG CCAGGAGCTATGGGAGACGACGAG GACGTTCCTCCCTCTTCCCCATTGATGACGGCCTTCTAGATGACGGCCATGGAAACCAGGGGGTCCTTGGGTCTCCTCACTGTTACCCCCTTCAGAACGGGGAGCGCATCGAGAGGTTCTCCCGCAAAGTGTTTGTGGGCGGTCTGCCCCCTGACATCGATGAAG ATGAAATCACAAGCAGTTTTCGGCGCTTTGGTCATCTGGTTGTTGACTGGCCACACAAAGCAGAGAGCAAGTCTTATTTCCCCCCTAAAG GATATGCCTTCCTCCTGTTCCAAGAGGAGAGCTCAGTTCAGGCGCTGATTGAAGCCTGTCTGGAGGAGGACGGGAAACTATACCTGTGTGTGTCCAGCCCCACTATCAAAGACAAGCCC GTGCAGATTCGTCCGTGGAATCTGAGTGACAGTGATTTTGTAATGGACGGATCTCAGCCACTGGACCCCCGCAAAACCATCTTTGTAGGAGGAGTGCCACGTCCACTCAGAGCTG TGGAGCTGGCGATGATCATGGACCGCTTGTATGGTGGAGTGTGTTATGCAGGTATTGACACTGATCCAGAGCTGAAGTACCCAAAGGGGGCGGGGCGTGTGGCCTTCTCCAATCAGCAGAGCTACATTGCTGCCATCAGTGCCCGATTCGTCCAGCTGCAGCATGGTGACATCGACAAACGG GTGGAGGTGAAGCCGTACGTGTTAGACGACCAGCTCTGCGATGAATGCCAGGGGGCACGTTGTGGCGGAAAGTTCGCCCCGTTCTTTTGCGCCAACGTCACCTGCCTGCAGTATTACTGTGAGTTCTGCTGGGCAAACATCCACTCCCGCGCCGGACGCGAGTTCCACAAGCCACTGGTCAAAGAGGGAGCCGACCGTCCCCGCCAGATCCACTTCCGCTGGAACTGA
- the cpeb2 gene encoding cytoplasmic polyadenylation element-binding protein 2 isoform X3 has translation MGDYGFGLLQTANISSSSTRFGGGAFTPYPSASPVRPSSSPLVSPLFPSHQRNMQDEPAGLTASQSNSEQTSAADSDPSRFSAVGQAQTAGDLQRDRNTHQQTEPPPPQQPYSSSSSSSSTGLDTDAPSSKVKSQMESPSAHHINNGTGGNNMLAAAAFPEMQSPGGGGGSVSPSLPAFGTPWSVQTSSPPPPVSNAANAINQIPTTEPDNFYPGIPSSINPGFFQSFSANPCPVQGFSNPFSPQINAPPQSRRSPVSPQQGAFLHQRNNYNHHQPMMKQSPWGSHQGSGWTSGGVSWGRDHRRGGSMGVPGSVNQISPMKKPFSSNVIAPPKFPRSAGSLGPKSWIEENMFRTDNNSNTLLPLQDRSRMYDSLNMHSLESSLIDIMRAEQDPLKARSYGRRRGRSSLFPIDDGLLDDGHGNQGVLGSPHCYPLQNGERIERFSRKVFVGGLPPDIDEDEITSSFRRFGHLVVDWPHKAESKSYFPPKGYAFLLFQEESSVQALIEACLEEDGKLYLCVSSPTIKDKPVQIRPWNLSDSDFVMDGSQPLDPRKTIFVGGVPRPLRAVELAMIMDRLYGGVCYAGIDTDPELKYPKGAGRVAFSNQQSYIAAISARFVQLQHGDIDKRVEVKPYVLDDQLCDECQGARCGGKFAPFFCANVTCLQYYCEFCWANIHSRAGREFHKPLVKEGADRPRQIHFRWN, from the exons ATGGGTGATTACGGGTTCGGTTTGTTGCAGACAGCGAACATCAGCAGCAGCTCCACACGGTTCGGCGGAGGCGCATTCACACCCTATCCCAGCGCGTCTCCGGTGCGCCCCAGCAGCTCGCCCCTGGTGTCCCCTCTCTTCCCGTCACATCAGCGCAACATGCAGGATGAGCCTGCGGGTCTGACAGCTTCTCAGTCCAACAGCGAGCAGACCAGCGCCGCCGACAGCGACCCGAGCCGCTTCTCCGCTGTAGGTCAAGCACAGACAGCCGGTGACCTTCAGCGCGACCGGAACACACATCAGCAGACTGAGCCGCCGCCGCCGCAGCAGCCgtactcctcctcctcttcctcctcctccacgGGCCTGGACACTGATGCGCCATCGTCCAAGGTGAAGTCCCAGATGGAGTCCCCCAGCGCGCACCACATCAACAACGGCACTGGCGGCAATAACATGCTCGCGGCGGCCGCGTTCCCGGAGATGCAGAGCCCCGGCGGCGGTGGCGGCTCGGTTTCCCCCTCCCTGCCCGCTTTCGGGACGCCGTGGTCTGTGCAGACGAGCTCCCCGCCTCCGCCCGTCTCCAATGCCGCTAACGCAATAAACCAGATCCCCACCACCGAGCCTGACAACTTCTACCCCGGCATCCCCTCCTCTATCAACCCGGGCTTCTTCCAGAGCTTCTCGGCGAACCCGTGCCCGGTGCAGGGCTTCAGCAACCCATTCTCCCCGCAGATCAACGCGCCGCCGCAGAGCCGCCGGTCCCCGGTTAGCCCGCAGCAGGGCGCCTTTCTGCACCAGAGGAACAACTACAACCACCACCAG ccCATGATGAAGCAGTCGCCGTGGGGCAGCCATCAGGGCAGCGGCTGGACCTCTGGAGGGGTGTCCTGGGGCAGAGACCACCGGCGCGGGGGCAGCATGGGTGTGCCCGGCTCGGTCAACCAGATCTCTCCCATGAAGAAACCCTTCTCCAGTAATGTCATCGCCCCGCCCAAGTTTCCCCGCTCCGCCGGCTCTCTGGGACCTAAATCCTGGATTGAAGAAAACATGTTCCGTACCGACAACAACAGCAACACTCTGCTGCCACTGCAG GATCGGTCCAGGATGTACGACAGCTTGAACATGCACTCGTTGGAGAGCTCCCTGATTGACATCATGAGGGCGGAGCAGGACCCCCTGAAGG CCAGGAGCTATGGGAGACGACGAG GACGTTCCTCCCTCTTCCCCATTGATGACGGCCTTCTAGATGACGGCCATGGAAACCAGGGGGTCCTTGGGTCTCCTCACTGTTACCCCCTTCAGAACGGGGAGCGCATCGAGAGGTTCTCCCGCAAAGTGTTTGTGGGCGGTCTGCCCCCTGACATCGATGAAG ATGAAATCACAAGCAGTTTTCGGCGCTTTGGTCATCTGGTTGTTGACTGGCCACACAAAGCAGAGAGCAAGTCTTATTTCCCCCCTAAAG GATATGCCTTCCTCCTGTTCCAAGAGGAGAGCTCAGTTCAGGCGCTGATTGAAGCCTGTCTGGAGGAGGACGGGAAACTATACCTGTGTGTGTCCAGCCCCACTATCAAAGACAAGCCC GTGCAGATTCGTCCGTGGAATCTGAGTGACAGTGATTTTGTAATGGACGGATCTCAGCCACTGGACCCCCGCAAAACCATCTTTGTAGGAGGAGTGCCACGTCCACTCAGAGCTG TGGAGCTGGCGATGATCATGGACCGCTTGTATGGTGGAGTGTGTTATGCAGGTATTGACACTGATCCAGAGCTGAAGTACCCAAAGGGGGCGGGGCGTGTGGCCTTCTCCAATCAGCAGAGCTACATTGCTGCCATCAGTGCCCGATTCGTCCAGCTGCAGCATGGTGACATCGACAAACGG GTGGAGGTGAAGCCGTACGTGTTAGACGACCAGCTCTGCGATGAATGCCAGGGGGCACGTTGTGGCGGAAAGTTCGCCCCGTTCTTTTGCGCCAACGTCACCTGCCTGCAGTATTACTGTGAGTTCTGCTGGGCAAACATCCACTCCCGCGCCGGACGCGAGTTCCACAAGCCACTGGTCAAAGAGGGAGCCGACCGTCCCCGCCAGATCCACTTCCGCTGGAACTGA
- the cpeb2 gene encoding cytoplasmic polyadenylation element-binding protein 2 isoform X2 — translation MGDYGFGLLQTANISSSSTRFGGGAFTPYPSASPVRPSSSPLVSPLFPSHQRNMQDEPAGLTASQSNSEQTSAADSDPSRFSAVGQAQTAGDLQRDRNTHQQTEPPPPQQPYSSSSSSSSTGLDTDAPSSKVKSQMESPSAHHINNGTGGNNMLAAAAFPEMQSPGGGGGSVSPSLPAFGTPWSVQTSSPPPPVSNAANAINQIPTTEPDNFYPGIPSSINPGFFQSFSANPCPVQGFSNPFSPQINAPPQSRRSPVSPQQGAFLHQRNNYNHHQPMMKQSPWGSHQGSGWTSGGVSWGRDHRRGGSMGVPGSVNQISPMKKPFSSNVIAPPKFPRSAGSLGPKSWIEENMFRTDNNSNTLLPLQDRSRMYDSLNMHSLESSLIDIMRAEQDPLKGRVACPHPAADGLLMLNGRSSLFPIDDGLLDDGHGNQGVLGSPHCYPLQNGERIERFSRKVFVGGLPPDIDEDEITSSFRRFGHLVVDWPHKAESKSYFPPKGYAFLLFQEESSVQALIEACLEEDGKLYLCVSSPTIKDKPVQIRPWNLSDSDFVMDGSQPLDPRKTIFVGGVPRPLRAVELAMIMDRLYGGVCYAGIDTDPELKYPKGAGRVAFSNQQSYIAAISARFVQLQHGDIDKRVEVKPYVLDDQLCDECQGARCGGKFAPFFCANVTCLQYYCEFCWANIHSRAGREFHKPLVKEGADRPRQIHFRWN, via the exons ATGGGTGATTACGGGTTCGGTTTGTTGCAGACAGCGAACATCAGCAGCAGCTCCACACGGTTCGGCGGAGGCGCATTCACACCCTATCCCAGCGCGTCTCCGGTGCGCCCCAGCAGCTCGCCCCTGGTGTCCCCTCTCTTCCCGTCACATCAGCGCAACATGCAGGATGAGCCTGCGGGTCTGACAGCTTCTCAGTCCAACAGCGAGCAGACCAGCGCCGCCGACAGCGACCCGAGCCGCTTCTCCGCTGTAGGTCAAGCACAGACAGCCGGTGACCTTCAGCGCGACCGGAACACACATCAGCAGACTGAGCCGCCGCCGCCGCAGCAGCCgtactcctcctcctcttcctcctcctccacgGGCCTGGACACTGATGCGCCATCGTCCAAGGTGAAGTCCCAGATGGAGTCCCCCAGCGCGCACCACATCAACAACGGCACTGGCGGCAATAACATGCTCGCGGCGGCCGCGTTCCCGGAGATGCAGAGCCCCGGCGGCGGTGGCGGCTCGGTTTCCCCCTCCCTGCCCGCTTTCGGGACGCCGTGGTCTGTGCAGACGAGCTCCCCGCCTCCGCCCGTCTCCAATGCCGCTAACGCAATAAACCAGATCCCCACCACCGAGCCTGACAACTTCTACCCCGGCATCCCCTCCTCTATCAACCCGGGCTTCTTCCAGAGCTTCTCGGCGAACCCGTGCCCGGTGCAGGGCTTCAGCAACCCATTCTCCCCGCAGATCAACGCGCCGCCGCAGAGCCGCCGGTCCCCGGTTAGCCCGCAGCAGGGCGCCTTTCTGCACCAGAGGAACAACTACAACCACCACCAG ccCATGATGAAGCAGTCGCCGTGGGGCAGCCATCAGGGCAGCGGCTGGACCTCTGGAGGGGTGTCCTGGGGCAGAGACCACCGGCGCGGGGGCAGCATGGGTGTGCCCGGCTCGGTCAACCAGATCTCTCCCATGAAGAAACCCTTCTCCAGTAATGTCATCGCCCCGCCCAAGTTTCCCCGCTCCGCCGGCTCTCTGGGACCTAAATCCTGGATTGAAGAAAACATGTTCCGTACCGACAACAACAGCAACACTCTGCTGCCACTGCAG GATCGGTCCAGGATGTACGACAGCTTGAACATGCACTCGTTGGAGAGCTCCCTGATTGACATCATGAGGGCGGAGCAGGACCCCCTGAAGG GCCGTGTGGCGTGCCCCCACCCAGCCGCTGATGGCCTACTCATGCTCAATG GACGTTCCTCCCTCTTCCCCATTGATGACGGCCTTCTAGATGACGGCCATGGAAACCAGGGGGTCCTTGGGTCTCCTCACTGTTACCCCCTTCAGAACGGGGAGCGCATCGAGAGGTTCTCCCGCAAAGTGTTTGTGGGCGGTCTGCCCCCTGACATCGATGAAG ATGAAATCACAAGCAGTTTTCGGCGCTTTGGTCATCTGGTTGTTGACTGGCCACACAAAGCAGAGAGCAAGTCTTATTTCCCCCCTAAAG GATATGCCTTCCTCCTGTTCCAAGAGGAGAGCTCAGTTCAGGCGCTGATTGAAGCCTGTCTGGAGGAGGACGGGAAACTATACCTGTGTGTGTCCAGCCCCACTATCAAAGACAAGCCC GTGCAGATTCGTCCGTGGAATCTGAGTGACAGTGATTTTGTAATGGACGGATCTCAGCCACTGGACCCCCGCAAAACCATCTTTGTAGGAGGAGTGCCACGTCCACTCAGAGCTG TGGAGCTGGCGATGATCATGGACCGCTTGTATGGTGGAGTGTGTTATGCAGGTATTGACACTGATCCAGAGCTGAAGTACCCAAAGGGGGCGGGGCGTGTGGCCTTCTCCAATCAGCAGAGCTACATTGCTGCCATCAGTGCCCGATTCGTCCAGCTGCAGCATGGTGACATCGACAAACGG GTGGAGGTGAAGCCGTACGTGTTAGACGACCAGCTCTGCGATGAATGCCAGGGGGCACGTTGTGGCGGAAAGTTCGCCCCGTTCTTTTGCGCCAACGTCACCTGCCTGCAGTATTACTGTGAGTTCTGCTGGGCAAACATCCACTCCCGCGCCGGACGCGAGTTCCACAAGCCACTGGTCAAAGAGGGAGCCGACCGTCCCCGCCAGATCCACTTCCGCTGGAACTGA